The following are from one region of the Poecilia reticulata strain Guanapo linkage group LG7, Guppy_female_1.0+MT, whole genome shotgun sequence genome:
- the slc66a1 gene encoding lysosomal amino acid transporter 1 homolog isoform X4 encodes MWKGNVFTQSSPGWTDSGNFSSLCPNGSQWVWEGLGECAQDARDMASVCLGLLSIVCFMVSSLPQYYSSCKKGNMDSALSVWFLLLWLGGDSCNLIGSFLADQLPLQTYTAIYYVLADLLMLAMYTYYKMRHRMAHRRTVLNVVGISCVLGLTAGLAHLPGVDPXPEMIFSGFRSRSLLSTADASSIQPFTPREIIGFSIGSVSSVLYLCSRLPQMHTNFKRKSTEGVSYFLFALVILGNTTYGLSVILKNPERGHSERSYLVHHLPWLIGSLGTLTLDLIISVQFLIYRKAPVQNVNGSLGTDETAPLIPS; translated from the exons ATGTGGAAAGGCAACGTCTTCACCCAGAGCTCGCCCGGATGGACAGATTCRGGAAACTTTAGCTCGTTGTGTCCGAATGGCTCCCAGTGGGTTTGGGAGGGCCTGGGGGAATGCGCCCAGGATGCGAGGGACATGGCCAGCGTCTGCCTGGGCCTCCTGTCCATCGTCTGTTTCATGGTGTCCTCTCTTCC TCAGTACTACAGTTCCTGTAAAAAGGGGAATATGGACAGTGCACTCTCAGTCTGGTTTCTGTTGCTGTGGTTGGGAGGCGATTCCTgcaatctgattggctcctTTCTGGCTGACCAGCTTCCACTTCAG ACCTACACAGCGATTTATTATGTCTTGGCCGACYTGCTGATGCTCGCCATGTACACGTACTACAAAATGAGACACAGAATGGCTCACA GGAGAACAGTTTTGAACGTCGTGGGCATTTCTTGCGTTCTGGGCCTCACTGCTGGTCTGGCCCACCTCCCTGGGGTCGACCCCGWACCTGAAATGATCTTCTCTGGGTTCAGGAGCCGCTCTTTGCTCTCAACCGCTGATGCTAGYTCTATTCAG CCTTTTACCCCTAGAGAGATTATTGGTTTCTCYATTGGGTCGGTGTCATCAGTCCTCTACCTCTGCTCTAGGCTGccacaaatgcacacaaat TTTAAGAGGAAGTCGACGGAGGGAGTGTCTTACTTCTTGTTTGCTCTCGTCATCTTGGGGAACACCACCTACGGCCTGAGTGTCATACTGAAGAACCCTGAGCGGGGCCACAGTGAGAGAAGCTACCTGGTCCATCACCTGCCCTGGCTCATCGGCAGCCTCGGAACGCTCACCCTGGACCTCATC ATCTCAGTGCAGTTCTTGATCTACCGCAAGGCTCCGGTTCAGAACGTGAACGGCAGCCTGGGAACTGATGAGACGGCGCCTCTGATCCCGAGYTGA
- the slc66a1 gene encoding lysosomal amino acid transporter 1 homolog isoform X3 — MQTMWKGNVFTQSSPGWTDSGNFSSLCPNGSQWVWEGLGECAQDARDMASVCLGLLSIVCFMVSSLPQYYSSCKKGNMDSALSVWFLLLWLGGDSCNLIGSFLADQLPLQTYTAIYYVLADLLMLAMYTYYKMRHRMAHRRTVLNVVGISCVLGLTAGLAHLPGVDPXPEMIFSGFRSRSLLSTADASSIQPFTPREIIGFSIGSVSSVLYLCSRLPQMHTNFKRKSTEGVSYFLFALVILGNTTYGLSVILKNPERGHSERSYLVHHLPWLIGSLGTLTLDLIISVQFLIYRKAPVQNVNGSLGTDETAPLIPS, encoded by the exons ATG CAGACTATGTGGAAAGGCAACGTCTTCACCCAGAGCTCGCCCGGATGGACAGATTCRGGAAACTTTAGCTCGTTGTGTCCGAATGGCTCCCAGTGGGTTTGGGAGGGCCTGGGGGAATGCGCCCAGGATGCGAGGGACATGGCCAGCGTCTGCCTGGGCCTCCTGTCCATCGTCTGTTTCATGGTGTCCTCTCTTCC TCAGTACTACAGTTCCTGTAAAAAGGGGAATATGGACAGTGCACTCTCAGTCTGGTTTCTGTTGCTGTGGTTGGGAGGCGATTCCTgcaatctgattggctcctTTCTGGCTGACCAGCTTCCACTTCAG ACCTACACAGCGATTTATTATGTCTTGGCCGACYTGCTGATGCTCGCCATGTACACGTACTACAAAATGAGACACAGAATGGCTCACA GGAGAACAGTTTTGAACGTCGTGGGCATTTCTTGCGTTCTGGGCCTCACTGCTGGTCTGGCCCACCTCCCTGGGGTCGACCCCGWACCTGAAATGATCTTCTCTGGGTTCAGGAGCCGCTCTTTGCTCTCAACCGCTGATGCTAGYTCTATTCAG CCTTTTACCCCTAGAGAGATTATTGGTTTCTCYATTGGGTCGGTGTCATCAGTCCTCTACCTCTGCTCTAGGCTGccacaaatgcacacaaat TTTAAGAGGAAGTCGACGGAGGGAGTGTCTTACTTCTTGTTTGCTCTCGTCATCTTGGGGAACACCACCTACGGCCTGAGTGTCATACTGAAGAACCCTGAGCGGGGCCACAGTGAGAGAAGCTACCTGGTCCATCACCTGCCCTGGCTCATCGGCAGCCTCGGAACGCTCACCCTGGACCTCATC ATCTCAGTGCAGTTCTTGATCTACCGCAAGGCTCCGGTTCAGAACGTGAACGGCAGCCTGGGAACTGATGAGACGGCGCCTCTGATCCCGAGYTGA
- the slc66a1 gene encoding lysosomal amino acid transporter 1 homolog isoform X2, whose amino-acid sequence MGASTMWKGNVFTQSSPGWTDSGNFSSLCPNGSQWVWEGLGECAQDARDMASVCLGLLSIVCFMVSSLPQYYSSCKKGNMDSALSVWFLLLWLGGDSCNLIGSFLADQLPLQTYTAIYYVLADLLMLAMYTYYKMRHRMAHRRTVLNVVGISCVLGLTAGLAHLPGVDPXPEMIFSGFRSRSLLSTADASSIQPFTPREIIGFSIGSVSSVLYLCSRLPQMHTNFKRKSTEGVSYFLFALVILGNTTYGLSVILKNPERGHSERSYLVHHLPWLIGSLGTLTLDLIISVQFLIYRKAPVQNVNGSLGTDETAPLIPS is encoded by the exons ATGGGAGCCAGT ACTATGTGGAAAGGCAACGTCTTCACCCAGAGCTCGCCCGGATGGACAGATTCRGGAAACTTTAGCTCGTTGTGTCCGAATGGCTCCCAGTGGGTTTGGGAGGGCCTGGGGGAATGCGCCCAGGATGCGAGGGACATGGCCAGCGTCTGCCTGGGCCTCCTGTCCATCGTCTGTTTCATGGTGTCCTCTCTTCC TCAGTACTACAGTTCCTGTAAAAAGGGGAATATGGACAGTGCACTCTCAGTCTGGTTTCTGTTGCTGTGGTTGGGAGGCGATTCCTgcaatctgattggctcctTTCTGGCTGACCAGCTTCCACTTCAG ACCTACACAGCGATTTATTATGTCTTGGCCGACYTGCTGATGCTCGCCATGTACACGTACTACAAAATGAGACACAGAATGGCTCACA GGAGAACAGTTTTGAACGTCGTGGGCATTTCTTGCGTTCTGGGCCTCACTGCTGGTCTGGCCCACCTCCCTGGGGTCGACCCCGWACCTGAAATGATCTTCTCTGGGTTCAGGAGCCGCTCTTTGCTCTCAACCGCTGATGCTAGYTCTATTCAG CCTTTTACCCCTAGAGAGATTATTGGTTTCTCYATTGGGTCGGTGTCATCAGTCCTCTACCTCTGCTCTAGGCTGccacaaatgcacacaaat TTTAAGAGGAAGTCGACGGAGGGAGTGTCTTACTTCTTGTTTGCTCTCGTCATCTTGGGGAACACCACCTACGGCCTGAGTGTCATACTGAAGAACCCTGAGCGGGGCCACAGTGAGAGAAGCTACCTGGTCCATCACCTGCCCTGGCTCATCGGCAGCCTCGGAACGCTCACCCTGGACCTCATC ATCTCAGTGCAGTTCTTGATCTACCGCAAGGCTCCGGTTCAGAACGTGAACGGCAGCCTGGGAACTGATGAGACGGCGCCTCTGATCCCGAGYTGA
- the slc66a1 gene encoding lysosomal amino acid transporter 1 homolog isoform X1, which yields MGASQTMWKGNVFTQSSPGWTDSGNFSSLCPNGSQWVWEGLGECAQDARDMASVCLGLLSIVCFMVSSLPQYYSSCKKGNMDSALSVWFLLLWLGGDSCNLIGSFLADQLPLQTYTAIYYVLADLLMLAMYTYYKMRHRMAHRRTVLNVVGISCVLGLTAGLAHLPGVDPXPEMIFSGFRSRSLLSTADASSIQPFTPREIIGFSIGSVSSVLYLCSRLPQMHTNFKRKSTEGVSYFLFALVILGNTTYGLSVILKNPERGHSERSYLVHHLPWLIGSLGTLTLDLIISVQFLIYRKAPVQNVNGSLGTDETAPLIPS from the exons ATGGGAGCCAGT CAGACTATGTGGAAAGGCAACGTCTTCACCCAGAGCTCGCCCGGATGGACAGATTCRGGAAACTTTAGCTCGTTGTGTCCGAATGGCTCCCAGTGGGTTTGGGAGGGCCTGGGGGAATGCGCCCAGGATGCGAGGGACATGGCCAGCGTCTGCCTGGGCCTCCTGTCCATCGTCTGTTTCATGGTGTCCTCTCTTCC TCAGTACTACAGTTCCTGTAAAAAGGGGAATATGGACAGTGCACTCTCAGTCTGGTTTCTGTTGCTGTGGTTGGGAGGCGATTCCTgcaatctgattggctcctTTCTGGCTGACCAGCTTCCACTTCAG ACCTACACAGCGATTTATTATGTCTTGGCCGACYTGCTGATGCTCGCCATGTACACGTACTACAAAATGAGACACAGAATGGCTCACA GGAGAACAGTTTTGAACGTCGTGGGCATTTCTTGCGTTCTGGGCCTCACTGCTGGTCTGGCCCACCTCCCTGGGGTCGACCCCGWACCTGAAATGATCTTCTCTGGGTTCAGGAGCCGCTCTTTGCTCTCAACCGCTGATGCTAGYTCTATTCAG CCTTTTACCCCTAGAGAGATTATTGGTTTCTCYATTGGGTCGGTGTCATCAGTCCTCTACCTCTGCTCTAGGCTGccacaaatgcacacaaat TTTAAGAGGAAGTCGACGGAGGGAGTGTCTTACTTCTTGTTTGCTCTCGTCATCTTGGGGAACACCACCTACGGCCTGAGTGTCATACTGAAGAACCCTGAGCGGGGCCACAGTGAGAGAAGCTACCTGGTCCATCACCTGCCCTGGCTCATCGGCAGCCTCGGAACGCTCACCCTGGACCTCATC ATCTCAGTGCAGTTCTTGATCTACCGCAAGGCTCCGGTTCAGAACGTGAACGGCAGCCTGGGAACTGATGAGACGGCGCCTCTGATCCCGAGYTGA